The uncultured Desulfuromusa sp. genome has a segment encoding these proteins:
- a CDS encoding M23 family metallopeptidase encodes MSPEIRHVPGNSPVSVAVFLMKINRSSVVAIAALFTLVFIFPAGVFCAGNVEVELPDEVGVGKPFVVRATSQNPFKGMVIRWNGKTIETSAREHEGQFAATVILGVGLKSEIGTFPIKVSVEQDEKKQHINRTITVVKTDFQHETLSVKPKLVKPPETVKKRIASERKLILAAINTISNHRYWDFPFSRPVKGKMLSRFGLYRMFNGKTKGRHTGLDFRAWQGTPIHSIAAGKVILVGHFYFAGNCAFIDHGNGLVSFYCHMSQVLVQEGDIVNSGQKIGLSGATGRATGAHLHLSIYAAGKSVDPEPFFNDSESGLDLQY; translated from the coding sequence ATGTCCCCGGAAATACGTCATGTCCCCGGAAATTCCCCTGTTAGTGTTGCAGTTTTTCTGATGAAAATTAACCGATCCAGTGTTGTTGCCATAGCTGCTCTATTCACTCTGGTCTTCATTTTTCCAGCCGGTGTCTTTTGCGCAGGGAATGTAGAGGTTGAACTCCCCGATGAAGTTGGGGTCGGTAAACCTTTTGTCGTGCGCGCCACTTCGCAAAATCCTTTTAAAGGAATGGTTATCCGTTGGAACGGAAAAACGATTGAAACGTCTGCGCGTGAACATGAAGGGCAATTTGCAGCTACGGTTATTCTTGGTGTTGGGTTAAAAAGTGAGATTGGCACATTTCCAATTAAAGTATCTGTGGAGCAGGATGAAAAAAAGCAACACATCAATAGAACAATTACTGTAGTCAAAACAGATTTTCAACATGAGACTCTGTCGGTCAAGCCCAAGCTCGTGAAGCCACCTGAGACGGTTAAAAAACGGATTGCAAGTGAACGAAAGTTGATCCTAGCAGCGATTAATACGATTTCTAATCATCGTTATTGGGATTTTCCATTTTCACGCCCCGTCAAAGGTAAAATGCTAAGTCGATTTGGGCTGTACCGAATGTTTAACGGGAAAACCAAAGGTCGACATACCGGTCTTGACTTTCGTGCGTGGCAGGGAACGCCGATTCACTCTATTGCAGCTGGTAAAGTGATTCTTGTTGGTCATTTTTATTTTGCCGGGAATTGTGCCTTCATTGATCACGGAAATGGATTGGTCTCTTTTTATTGTCATATGTCTCAAGTGTTGGTGCAAGAAGGGGATATTGTCAATTCTGGGCAGAAAATTGGACTTTCCGGAGCCACTGGTCGTGCCACTGGAGCGCATTTGCATTTATCAATTTATGCCGCAGGGAAAAGTGTCGATCCTGAACCATTTTTTAATGATTCTGAGTCAGGGCTAGATCTTCAATATTAA
- a CDS encoding CAAX prenyl protease-related protein, translating into MGKAGWFRIIPFAVFMAFIGVQQILEWSVVKGWLDLTAQQMLYLYPLKTVLVLALILFFWRQYNELHLVDFKNLTHTIASVLLGLLVFVLWINMDWGFTALGESKGFDPFLVENAASRNLLIFFRLFGAALVVPIMEELFWRSFMLRYVITADFSSVRIGTFTLTSFLICAVLFGLEHNLILAGMMAGAAYSGLLYWTKSIYQCVLAHAVTNLVLGIYVLQTGFWHFW; encoded by the coding sequence ATGGGAAAAGCAGGTTGGTTTCGGATTATTCCTTTTGCCGTTTTTATGGCTTTTATTGGGGTGCAACAGATATTGGAGTGGTCGGTTGTCAAGGGCTGGCTGGATCTGACAGCCCAACAAATGCTTTATCTCTATCCGCTTAAAACCGTTCTGGTTCTCGCCCTGATTCTGTTTTTCTGGCGTCAATACAATGAGTTGCATCTTGTCGACTTTAAGAATTTAACCCACACCATCGCCAGTGTTCTTCTGGGTCTGCTGGTGTTTGTTCTCTGGATTAATATGGATTGGGGCTTTACCGCCCTTGGTGAAAGTAAGGGTTTTGATCCCTTCTTGGTTGAAAATGCCGCATCCCGGAACCTGCTGATTTTTTTCCGTCTCTTTGGTGCTGCGTTGGTTGTTCCGATCATGGAAGAATTATTCTGGCGTTCTTTTATGTTGCGCTATGTGATTACTGCAGATTTCAGCAGTGTTCGTATTGGAACGTTTACTTTGACTTCGTTTCTGATTTGCGCTGTTTTGTTTGGCCTGGAACATAATCTGATTCTGGCTGGAATGATGGCAGGAGCAGCTTATAGTGGATTACTCTATTGGACAAAAAGTATCTATCAATGCGTTCTTGCTCATGCGGTGACCAACCTGGTTTTGGGGATTTACGTTTTACAGACCGGGTTCTGGCACTTCTGGTAG
- a CDS encoding tetratricopeptide repeat protein, which yields MSQPESANIQENHQRQPSVIDLSKKARQKLRSRRYAEARSLFAQGLEREPENPYLLSGMGDACREIGDFDEAERCYCNLLDIDPKNLFALRGLGDIYKKQNRHQEAVQLWDRYLVLRPQDKFVMTRIADSCKILAQFERAEQVYRQILQYSPGDRFALTGLADLQHRLGKDAEAIDTYEKVLKFDENELHILTIVGKLCWRISDFERAEGYFRRALQVDPKNPYALYGLGNCFRWYRQYDKALEIWKKILPHSDGTQALHTRMGDAYYHLGQLKEAEKSYQKSLAFGEELYATAGLVCLFSERRDWAKGAHYFWSLIAGANDVTSAIEMLVQRFIRSGQREIMCELFRSLLTAGVGKKTVLDEIEAQLKRLS from the coding sequence GTGAGTCAGCCAGAAAGTGCAAATATTCAAGAGAATCATCAGCGGCAACCCTCTGTGATTGATCTTTCCAAGAAAGCGCGTCAAAAACTCCGTTCCCGTCGTTATGCTGAGGCCAGAAGTCTGTTTGCACAGGGTTTGGAACGGGAACCGGAAAATCCCTATCTACTCTCGGGGATGGGGGACGCCTGTCGTGAAATCGGTGATTTTGATGAAGCTGAACGTTGTTATTGCAATCTTTTGGATATCGATCCGAAAAATTTGTTTGCGCTACGCGGATTGGGCGATATCTACAAAAAGCAGAATCGCCACCAGGAAGCTGTTCAGCTTTGGGATCGCTATCTTGTTTTAAGACCGCAAGACAAGTTTGTTATGACCCGGATTGCTGATAGCTGCAAGATTCTGGCGCAGTTCGAGCGAGCAGAACAGGTTTATCGGCAGATCCTCCAATATTCTCCAGGTGACCGTTTTGCTCTGACAGGTTTGGCGGATTTACAGCACCGTTTGGGGAAAGATGCAGAAGCGATTGACACCTACGAAAAAGTTCTCAAATTTGATGAAAATGAACTGCATATCTTGACGATTGTCGGTAAGCTCTGCTGGCGCATATCCGACTTTGAAAGAGCCGAAGGTTATTTTCGCCGCGCACTTCAGGTCGACCCCAAGAACCCCTATGCTCTTTATGGTCTTGGCAACTGTTTTCGCTGGTACCGTCAATACGATAAAGCCCTTGAAATCTGGAAGAAAATTTTACCCCATTCCGATGGTACCCAGGCTTTGCACACCCGCATGGGGGATGCCTATTATCATCTTGGACAACTCAAAGAAGCGGAAAAGAGCTACCAGAAATCGCTTGCGTTTGGTGAAGAACTTTACGCGACTGCGGGGCTGGTGTGCCTTTTCTCTGAACGTCGGGATTGGGCAAAGGGAGCTCATTATTTCTGGTCTTTAATTGCTGGTGCAAACGATGTGACCAGTGCGATTGAGATGCTGGTGCAACGTTTTATCCGCTCCGGGCAACGAGAAATAATGTGCGAATTATTTCGTTCTCTACTGACCGCCGGAGTTGGTAAAAAAACGGTGCTGGATGAAATTGAAGCGCAACTCAAGCGGCTTTCCTGA
- a CDS encoding ACP phosphodiesterase, which yields MNYLAHLYFSDPTPLAWAGSLMGDFVKGAVPVTFPEELSRHIKLHRHIDSLTQTSELFQRSRRRLDPRFRYARSVLVDVFYDHFLACRWNEYSDQPLADFSQNVYRGLQSCYDHLSPGLQQQLPRMIQYDWLTSYRKPEIVQRVLQRLEERIRHKIPLADGFSQLELWRDELEADYAAFMHEAQQVTAQWKHIH from the coding sequence ATGAATTATCTTGCTCATCTCTACTTTTCCGACCCGACACCTTTGGCCTGGGCCGGGTCGCTTATGGGGGATTTTGTTAAAGGTGCTGTCCCTGTAACATTCCCCGAAGAACTTTCCAGGCACATAAAGTTACATCGGCACATCGATAGTTTGACGCAGACAAGTGAACTGTTTCAACGCAGTCGACGTCGACTCGATCCCCGTTTTCGTTACGCCCGGAGTGTGTTGGTCGATGTTTTTTATGATCATTTTCTCGCCTGTCGCTGGAATGAGTATTCTGACCAGCCCCTTGCTGATTTTTCACAGAATGTCTATCGTGGCCTGCAATCTTGTTATGATCATCTTAGCCCGGGATTGCAGCAGCAATTGCCACGCATGATCCAATATGACTGGCTGACGTCTTACCGCAAGCCCGAAATTGTACAAAGAGTGTTACAGCGGCTGGAAGAACGGATTCGACATAAGATTCCATTGGCTGACGGGTTTTCCCAGTTGGAGTTGTGGCGTGATGAGCTGGAAGCGGATTATGCTGCTTTTATGCATGAGGCGCAACAAGTCACAGCACAATGGAAGCATATTCATTAA
- a CDS encoding IS3 family transposase has protein sequence MVSKRKRYSRDFKIETVRLVTGSDHSVAEVARDLEIHPNTLYKWIHQYGENPKEAFPGKGNQASEAEELRQLRRENQRLKMERDIFKKSDGHLLQRPEVIFRFMQQHKTEFPIAVMCDVFSVSRSGYYAWAKNPASKRKLANAKLLEMIRSIHHDSGRTYGSPRIYQALKEQGVPCSQSRVARLMREDGLRAKTKRRFKVTTDSKHNLPVAPNLLNRDFAPAEPNQVYAGDIPYIWTTEGWLYLAVVIDLFSRSVVGWAMDKRMTRQLVMDALTMAVQRRRPPSGVIFHSDRGSQYASADFQSLLTKHGMRCSMSRKGDCWDNAPVESFFGSLKQELVFHQKYSTRFHARQSIFEYIERFYNRRRLHSTLGYKSPANFEATYFKLVA, from the coding sequence ATGGTTTCGAAGAGAAAACGTTATTCCCGTGATTTCAAGATCGAGACGGTTCGCTTAGTAACCGGCAGCGATCATTCCGTGGCGGAGGTGGCCAGAGATCTGGAAATCCACCCCAACACGCTTTATAAATGGATTCACCAATACGGTGAGAATCCTAAAGAGGCTTTCCCTGGAAAAGGAAATCAGGCCTCTGAAGCTGAAGAACTTCGTCAACTCAGACGTGAAAATCAGCGCCTGAAGATGGAGCGTGACATCTTTAAAAAAAGCGATGGTCATCTTCTCCAACGACCCGAAGTGATTTTCCGCTTCATGCAGCAGCATAAGACGGAATTTCCCATCGCGGTCATGTGTGACGTGTTCTCGGTCTCTCGCAGCGGCTACTACGCTTGGGCGAAAAATCCGGCCTCCAAGCGAAAACTGGCCAATGCCAAACTGCTGGAGATGATCCGTAGCATACATCACGACAGCGGGAGGACTTATGGCAGCCCCCGCATTTATCAGGCGCTCAAGGAGCAGGGTGTTCCCTGTAGTCAAAGTCGCGTTGCCCGCCTGATGCGAGAAGATGGCCTGCGTGCTAAAACGAAGCGACGCTTTAAAGTCACCACCGACTCGAAGCATAATTTGCCAGTCGCACCGAATCTTCTGAATCGGGATTTTGCACCTGCAGAACCGAATCAAGTTTATGCGGGTGACATCCCTTATATCTGGACCACCGAAGGCTGGCTTTACCTGGCGGTGGTCATCGACCTGTTTTCCCGGTCGGTTGTCGGCTGGGCCATGGATAAGCGCATGACCCGGCAATTGGTTATGGACGCCCTGACAATGGCGGTACAAAGACGCAGGCCACCCTCAGGTGTCATCTTTCATTCTGATCGTGGTTCACAATACGCCAGCGCTGATTTTCAATCCTTGCTGACCAAACACGGAATGCGATGCAGCATGAGCCGCAAAGGCGACTGCTGGGACAACGCTCCGGTTGAAAGTTTCTTTGGCAGTTTGAAGCAGGAACTGGTATTTCATCAGAAATACTCAACCCGTTTTCATGCTCGACAGAGTATCTTTGAGTACATCGAGCGATTTTATAACCGCCGTCGCCTCCACTCGACTCTGGGCTATAAAAGCCCGGCCAACTTCGAGGCGACATATTTCAAACTTGTAGCTTAA
- a CDS encoding response regulator codes for MKVLIVDDQYEKVKVFARCLSEASIKDITHVTSSFQALESCSQHQYDLMILDIQLPERLGDEINKRGGVNLLERLEIDDKCFTPVHVVAATSYDDSYDEFKEYFDRKPWKILRDINDEEIINEIIHALSKHSINTENYDVALLTALPHIEQEAVFNLPLNWKEKIEFDDTNKYYVAEFENSEGQKKSIITTCCPRMGIASSAAVAMKMLLKFKPKLFLMTGIAAGIKGKCDIGDILIADPCWDWGSGKMTVVDGKAKFMSAPHQIPLNTRLRAQLKEMSVARTYLHEIHHNWDAEKGKQPEAEPNLLVGPIASGAVVIEDPDTLKLIISQNRETVGVEMEAYGLLAATIYSNGKNKTEALIIKSVCDFADIEKNNEWQEYAAYTSTEFAYRLLIDCIV; via the coding sequence ATGAAAGTCCTTATTGTTGACGACCAATATGAAAAGGTAAAAGTCTTCGCCAGATGTCTAAGTGAGGCTTCAATCAAGGACATCACCCATGTGACATCATCCTTTCAAGCTCTAGAAAGCTGTTCACAACATCAATATGATTTGATGATTCTCGATATTCAGCTCCCAGAAAGGTTGGGAGATGAAATCAACAAAAGAGGAGGTGTAAACCTTCTCGAACGTTTAGAAATTGACGACAAGTGCTTCACACCTGTCCACGTGGTTGCAGCAACGTCCTACGATGACTCATATGATGAGTTTAAAGAATATTTCGACAGAAAGCCCTGGAAAATTTTAAGAGACATTAACGATGAAGAGATTATAAATGAGATAATTCATGCGTTGAGTAAACATTCTATAAATACGGAAAACTACGATGTTGCTTTATTGACTGCCCTACCCCACATAGAGCAAGAAGCAGTATTCAATTTACCTTTGAATTGGAAGGAAAAAATCGAATTTGATGACACAAACAAATATTATGTAGCTGAATTTGAAAACTCTGAAGGTCAAAAGAAAAGTATCATTACCACGTGTTGCCCAAGAATGGGGATTGCTTCATCAGCTGCGGTAGCTATGAAAATGCTACTTAAATTTAAGCCCAAATTATTTTTAATGACCGGGATAGCAGCTGGAATAAAGGGCAAGTGCGATATTGGCGATATCTTAATTGCCGACCCTTGTTGGGATTGGGGAAGTGGCAAAATGACCGTTGTGGATGGCAAGGCAAAGTTCATGAGTGCACCACATCAAATCCCATTAAACACTAGACTTCGTGCACAGTTAAAAGAAATGTCCGTTGCGAGGACTTATTTACACGAAATTCACCACAATTGGGATGCAGAAAAAGGGAAACAGCCGGAAGCTGAGCCAAACCTTCTTGTTGGCCCAATTGCTTCGGGTGCAGTAGTTATTGAAGACCCTGATACCCTGAAATTAATTATTAGCCAAAACAGGGAAACAGTTGGCGTAGAGATGGAAGCATATGGGTTACTTGCCGCTACGATATACTCTAACGGCAAAAACAAAACGGAAGCTTTGATAATTAAGTCAGTATGTGATTTTGCAGATATAGAGAAAAATAATGAATGGCAGGAATACGCAGCGTATACAAGCACTGAGTTTGCTTATAGACTTTTAATAGATTGCATCGTATGA
- the cysK gene encoding cysteine synthase A: MSNIYTDNSLSIGNTPLVRLNRVIPTNAVNVFAKIEGRNPGYSVKCRIGASMIWDALKSGALKPGMELIEPTSGNTGIALAFVAAAKGIPLTLTMPDTMSKERRKVLKALGAKLILTPGAKGMAGAILEAEQIADSNPELYVLLNQFKNPANPEIHEQTTGPEIWNDTDGNIDVLISGVGTGGTISGISRYIKKNKGKQIISVAVEPADSPVISQHLAGESLQPGPHKIQGIGAGFIPANLDLSVVDRVEKVTNEEALDFARRLAKEEGLLSGISCGAAVAVAARLAEEPDFKGKNIVVILPDSGERYLTTVLFEESA; encoded by the coding sequence ATGAGCAACATTTACACTGATAATTCCCTGTCGATCGGCAATACCCCATTAGTTCGCCTGAATCGTGTCATTCCGACAAATGCTGTCAATGTATTTGCCAAAATTGAAGGGCGGAATCCGGGATACTCAGTCAAGTGTCGAATCGGTGCGTCAATGATCTGGGACGCACTGAAAAGCGGAGCTCTGAAACCGGGGATGGAACTTATCGAACCGACCAGCGGCAATACCGGGATTGCTTTGGCCTTTGTCGCTGCGGCTAAAGGAATTCCTCTCACCCTGACCATGCCGGATACCATGAGTAAAGAACGGCGTAAAGTTCTCAAGGCTCTAGGGGCTAAACTCATACTGACCCCCGGTGCCAAAGGGATGGCCGGCGCTATTCTTGAAGCCGAACAGATAGCGGACTCCAACCCTGAACTTTATGTCCTGCTGAACCAGTTTAAAAATCCGGCCAATCCGGAAATCCATGAACAAACCACCGGGCCGGAGATCTGGAATGACACGGATGGAAATATCGATGTGCTGATTTCAGGAGTAGGGACCGGTGGAACCATCAGTGGAATTTCCCGCTACATCAAAAAAAACAAAGGGAAACAGATTATCTCGGTTGCGGTAGAACCAGCAGACAGCCCGGTCATCAGCCAGCATCTGGCAGGAGAATCATTGCAGCCTGGACCGCATAAAATTCAGGGAATCGGAGCGGGATTTATTCCTGCCAACCTCGATTTATCGGTTGTTGACCGTGTTGAAAAAGTGACTAACGAAGAAGCCCTTGATTTCGCCAGGCGACTGGCCAAAGAGGAGGGTCTGCTTTCTGGGATATCCTGCGGAGCGGCTGTGGCTGTGGCAGCACGGCTGGCAGAAGAACCGGATTTTAAGGGTAAGAACATTGTCGTGATTCTGCCGGATTCAGGGGAGCGTTATCTGACCACCGTTCTGTTTGAGGAATCGGCATAA
- a CDS encoding alpha/beta hydrolase, with translation MIFITNRFPKQSIRTRIGRQFDFDLNNNAASNSVYFCERTGEGEHTEIGSIAFLNRIKATHCRQILIYIHGFSNLPEDVFPAVDEFQALCDAKKQNEILVIPIIWPCDNDFGIVQDYWDDQKAADQSAYSFSRVLEKFVAWRNSEKYNSQDDPCLKRINVLAHSMGNRVLRETLVAWNKYDLPKGLPLIFRNTFLVAADVVNETLQEGERGEHICHASRNVIVYHASDDLALRASKASNLKNNIASRRLGHTGPENMDKTPRNVYRVDCDDVNNTYDRPKGHTYFRSGETKGKPGKVFEHIFACLESGRVYPEDEHRRSSIIR, from the coding sequence ATGATATTCATCACCAATCGTTTTCCAAAACAAAGCATCCGCACCCGCATCGGGCGTCAATTTGATTTTGATTTGAACAATAATGCTGCCAGTAATTCGGTCTATTTTTGTGAGCGCACGGGGGAGGGGGAGCATACGGAGATTGGCAGTATTGCTTTTTTGAACCGGATTAAAGCAACCCACTGCCGCCAGATTCTGATCTATATCCACGGATTTTCCAATTTACCGGAGGATGTTTTTCCCGCCGTTGATGAATTTCAAGCCCTTTGTGATGCAAAGAAGCAAAATGAAATTCTGGTGATTCCCATCATCTGGCCTTGTGATAACGATTTTGGGATTGTTCAGGATTACTGGGATGATCAGAAAGCGGCTGATCAGAGTGCTTATTCTTTTTCTCGGGTGCTGGAAAAGTTTGTCGCCTGGAGGAATTCGGAAAAATACAATTCGCAAGACGATCCCTGCCTGAAACGGATCAATGTTCTGGCCCATTCCATGGGCAACCGAGTGCTGCGTGAAACTCTGGTCGCCTGGAATAAATATGATCTGCCTAAAGGGTTGCCGCTGATCTTTCGAAATACTTTTCTGGTGGCTGCTGATGTTGTCAATGAAACCCTGCAAGAAGGGGAGCGCGGTGAACATATCTGCCATGCTTCACGCAATGTGATTGTCTACCACGCCTCGGATGACCTAGCGTTAAGGGCCAGCAAGGCCTCAAATCTTAAGAATAACATTGCTTCGCGCCGTCTGGGCCATACCGGACCGGAAAACATGGATAAAACGCCACGCAACGTTTATCGGGTCGATTGTGATGATGTCAATAACACCTATGACAGGCCGAAAGGGCATACCTATTTTCGCTCGGGAGAGACAAAGGGAAAACCGGGGAAGGTGTTTGAGCATATTTTTGCCTGCCTGGAGTCAGGTCGGGTTTACCCGGAGGATGAACACCGCAGGTCTTCGATTATCCGTTAA
- a CDS encoding methyl-accepting chemotaxis protein, whose amino-acid sequence MAKWYKHSLAALILIQLALSLLVASGLNSKAILLAWPILTIAVIGLLLVIRKGVLERYNFYEQIIDVIPNPLSVTDLDMLWTFVNKAATDPLGVERKDVLGKHCSNWGAKICNTEDCGVHCLRKNKPFSFFEQWGKDFRVDTKYIHGLKGERIGHVEIVTEISEKVALKNIYHEVERISEQVTNGSVQLRESSLSLSEGSTEQAASMEQIGSSTAEILSQANQNAQQATEAKNLAVEAEHAASDASEQMNQMTSAMNEINKSSEAINKIIKVIDEIAFQTNLLALNAAVEAARAGQHGKGFAVVAEEVRNLAGRSAKAAQETSAIIEKSMTNIESGGTISSACAEALKGIVDKIHLISNVANAIDEGSDQQTQGLRQINEGMSQIDKVIQSSAASAEETSAASSELSGLSQELQKQLESIRSIEGLFDAASEGDTSSLSESQKLLEG is encoded by the coding sequence ATGGCAAAATGGTATAAACATTCCCTTGCAGCGCTTATCCTCATTCAGTTAGCCTTGTCCCTTCTGGTTGCCAGTGGATTGAATTCGAAAGCAATTTTACTTGCGTGGCCAATCCTGACTATTGCTGTCATTGGTCTTCTTTTGGTGATCAGGAAAGGCGTTCTTGAACGCTATAATTTTTACGAACAGATAATCGATGTGATTCCCAACCCCCTTTCAGTGACCGATCTTGACATGCTGTGGACTTTTGTCAATAAGGCAGCAACTGATCCTCTCGGTGTTGAAAGAAAGGATGTTCTTGGCAAACATTGCTCAAACTGGGGCGCGAAAATATGTAATACGGAAGATTGCGGCGTCCACTGTCTTCGTAAAAATAAACCTTTCTCCTTTTTCGAACAATGGGGCAAGGATTTCCGGGTCGATACGAAATATATTCATGGTCTTAAAGGTGAAAGAATCGGCCATGTTGAGATTGTTACGGAGATCTCTGAAAAGGTTGCTTTGAAAAACATCTATCACGAGGTCGAGAGAATCAGTGAACAGGTAACCAATGGTTCTGTTCAACTGAGGGAGTCAAGCCTGTCTCTTTCCGAAGGATCAACGGAACAGGCGGCATCGATGGAACAGATTGGCAGTTCCACTGCGGAGATTCTGTCACAGGCCAACCAGAATGCCCAGCAGGCCACCGAGGCTAAAAATTTGGCAGTGGAGGCTGAGCATGCGGCCAGCGATGCATCCGAGCAAATGAATCAGATGACCTCAGCAATGAACGAGATCAATAAATCAAGTGAGGCTATCAATAAAATTATCAAAGTTATCGATGAGATCGCCTTTCAAACCAACCTTTTAGCCCTAAATGCTGCTGTAGAAGCGGCCCGTGCCGGACAGCATGGCAAAGGGTTCGCTGTTGTTGCCGAAGAAGTTCGGAACCTTGCCGGGCGCAGTGCCAAGGCCGCGCAGGAAACCTCTGCCATCATCGAAAAATCGATGACTAATATCGAATCCGGCGGCACCATCTCAAGCGCATGTGCCGAAGCTCTAAAAGGCATCGTGGATAAGATTCACCTGATTTCTAATGTTGCCAACGCCATCGACGAGGGTTCGGATCAGCAAACCCAAGGGTTACGCCAAATCAATGAGGGGATGTCACAGATCGACAAGGTTATCCAATCGTCGGCAGCGTCTGCAGAAGAAACATCGGCGGCATCCTCCGAACTGTCAGGTCTTTCCCAGGAGCTTCAAAAGCAATTGGAGTCTATCAGGTCAATCGAAGGATTATTCGATGCAGCCAGTGAGGGTGATACCAGCTCCCTGAGTGAATCTCAGAAACTTCTCGAAGGCTAA
- a CDS encoding transposase: protein MSTVSRERHFHLLLCPENGDDLSRAMQWLMTSHVRRYHRHHNSSGHIWQGRYKSFLVQNDEHLQAVTRYVERNPVTAGMVSRAIEWAWSSHAERLGETDKRIVSELPLPFAGNWEEFVNAEMSEKEQQTFAESITRQAPFGSMEWRQKMCEKFGLVSTIRAKGRPKKMKK from the coding sequence GTGTCCACTGTATCGAGGGAACGTCATTTTCACCTGTTGCTGTGCCCTGAGAACGGTGACGACCTGAGTCGGGCTATGCAGTGGCTGATGACCAGCCACGTAAGAAGATATCATCGACATCACAACAGTAGTGGCCATATCTGGCAGGGGCGGTATAAAAGCTTTCTGGTTCAGAATGATGAGCATTTGCAGGCTGTTACTCGATATGTTGAACGAAATCCCGTCACTGCTGGGATGGTCAGTCGTGCAATAGAATGGGCATGGTCATCCCATGCTGAAAGATTGGGAGAGACGGACAAGAGAATCGTCTCTGAATTGCCGCTGCCTTTCGCGGGAAACTGGGAGGAATTCGTTAATGCGGAGATGTCGGAAAAGGAACAGCAGACGTTTGCTGAGAGCATAACCCGACAGGCCCCGTTCGGAAGCATGGAATGGCGGCAGAAGATGTGCGAGAAATTTGGACTTGTATCGACAATAAGAGCAAAAGGGAGACCAAAGAAGATGAAAAAGTAG
- a CDS encoding L-fuculose-phosphate aldolase, with translation MLMLREREAIVAYGLKLIRSGLTTGSGGNLSILSRKDNLIAISPSGIDYHEMTIADVVIVDRAGRKVEGALKPSSELGFHLALYSAREDITSVVHTHSVYATTIACLHWEIPAVHYLVAFSGDKVPLAAYATFGSEALADNIIAAIGDYNAVLLANHGLVAVGHDLDNAFNTAEEIELVARIYYQAKSLGDPVLVGAEEMKIVAEKFRSYGQQDQDIS, from the coding sequence ATGTTGATGTTGCGGGAGCGCGAGGCGATTGTTGCATATGGTTTGAAGCTGATCCGGTCTGGTCTGACGACGGGGAGCGGAGGGAACCTCAGTATTCTCTCCAGAAAAGATAACCTGATTGCAATCAGTCCCAGTGGGATCGATTATCATGAGATGACCATTGCTGATGTTGTTATCGTCGATCGTGCGGGGAGAAAAGTCGAGGGGGCGCTGAAACCTTCAAGTGAACTTGGTTTTCATCTTGCTCTTTATTCTGCCCGTGAAGATATTACCTCTGTGGTTCATACGCATTCCGTCTATGCAACCACAATCGCCTGTCTGCATTGGGAAATTCCGGCCGTCCATTACCTGGTTGCCTTTTCCGGAGACAAAGTTCCTCTGGCAGCCTATGCGACTTTTGGAAGCGAGGCTCTGGCTGATAATATCATTGCCGCTATTGGAGACTACAATGCGGTGTTATTGGCAAACCATGGCCTGGTTGCTGTCGGTCATGATCTGGATAACGCTTTTAATACAGCAGAAGAAATTGAACTTGTCGCCAGAATTTACTATCAGGCCAAATCTCTAGGTGACCCGGTTCTCGTTGGTGCTGAAGAGATGAAGATCGTTGCGGAAAAATTTCGCAGCTACGGGCAGCAGGATCAAGATATATCATAA
- a CDS encoding response regulator has product MKILIVEDDHDKIEKINEFLEEKYGAEISVIVSESLRSALHKLQSTSDIDLVILDMSLPNFDINKQEPGGGTPESFAGKELMAQMSLRGIKIPVVVLTQYAVFDEGKITLDELKSEFANDFEDFYLGSVYYNAAVDGWKVEISDLIDNHIKG; this is encoded by the coding sequence ATGAAAATACTAATAGTTGAAGACGACCACGATAAGATTGAAAAAATCAATGAATTTCTTGAGGAGAAATATGGAGCGGAGATATCTGTAATAGTTTCTGAATCTCTTCGGTCGGCTCTTCATAAACTTCAATCAACAAGCGACATTGACCTAGTGATACTTGATATGAGTTTACCCAATTTTGACATTAACAAGCAGGAGCCCGGTGGTGGGACCCCAGAAAGCTTTGCTGGCAAAGAGCTTATGGCTCAGATGAGTTTACGCGGGATAAAAATTCCTGTTGTCGTTTTGACCCAGTATGCTGTTTTTGATGAAGGGAAGATTACGCTTGATGAACTTAAGTCAGAATTCGCAAATGATTTTGAGGATTTCTATTTAGGTTCTGTGTATTACAATGCCGCAGTTGATGGCTGGAAAGTTGAGATTTCTGACTTAATTGACAATCACATCAAAGGGTAG